A region of Argentina anserina chromosome 5, drPotAnse1.1, whole genome shotgun sequence DNA encodes the following proteins:
- the LOC126793191 gene encoding AT-hook motif nuclear-localized protein 25-like — MAGYNGRSEYMQLFRPELQLQRPPPPSISVPPQQQQQQQPQRSSDSPQQDDSPEGDQEHKIESDTAATSSGGGGGSGGGGSVRRPRGRPAGSKNKPKPPIIVTRDSPNALRSHVLEISAGADVMESVSHYARRRGRGVCVLSGTGTVTNVTLRQPAAPAGSVVTLHGRFEILSLSGTVLPPPAPPGAGGLSLFLSGGQGQVVGGSVVGPLLASGPVVLMAASFANAVFERLPLDEEEGAGGGGLPVQQPTASQSSGVTGGGGGGGGGQQQQIGEGSSSGLFNLGGNMGAGSYPAFSGTDMYGWGSSGATHPRPPF, encoded by the coding sequence ATGGCGGGGTACAATGGCAGATCAGAATATATGCAACTCTTCCGGCCTGAACTACAACTCCAGAGACCACCGCCACCTTCCATCTCTGTTCCGccgcagcagcagcaacaacaacaacctcAACGTTCTTCCGATTCTCCGCAGCAAGATGACTCACCCGAAGGAGACCAAGAACACAAGATCGAGTCCGACACCGCCGCTACAAGTTCAGGAGGCGGCGGCGGGAGTGGCGGTGGGGGATCAGTGCGTCGTCCTAGGGGGCGTCCGGCGGGGTCAAAGAACAAGCCGAAGCCCCCGATCATCGTGACGCGCGACAGCCCCAACGCGCTCCGGTCTCACGTGCTGGAAATCTCGGCCGGGGCCGACGTGATGGAGAGCGTGTCTCACTACGCGAGGCGGAGGGGGAGGGGAGTCTGCGTGCTTAGCGGCACCGGCACCGTCACCAACGTCACGCTTCGTCAGCCGGCGGCGCCCGCTGGGAGCGTGGTTACCCTCCACGGAAGGTTCGAGATACTGTCGCTGTCAGGGACGGTGCTTCCGCCTCCGGCCCCGCCCGGCGCTGGGGGACTTTCGCTTTTCTTGTCCGGCGGGCAGGGGCAGGTGGTTGGCGGCAGCGTGGTGGGCCCGCTGCTGGCTTCGGGGCCGGTGGTCTTGATGGCTGCGTCGTTTGCGAATGCGGTGTTTGAAAGGCTGCCATTGGATGAGGAAGAAGGGGCTGGCGGTGGTGGGTTACCAGTCCAGCAACCAACGGCTTCACAGTCTTCAGGAGTCACCGGTggcggaggtggtggtggtggaggtcAGCAGCAGCAGATTGGTGAGGGAAGTAGCAGCGGGCTCTTCAATCTGGGAGGGAATATGGGGGCGGGGAGCTATCCGGCGTTTTCGGGTACTGACATGTACGGGTGGGGCAGCAGCGGAGCTACTCATCCGCGGCCTCCGTTTTAG